A part of Kitasatospora acidiphila genomic DNA contains:
- a CDS encoding 1,4-dihydroxy-6-naphthoate synthase produces the protein MAEPLRIAYSPCPNDTFVFHAWTHGLLPGAEAPEVLFADIDVTNGLAERGELDLLKVSYAALPWLLDEYALLPCGGALGRGCGPLVLTRPETAGDLTGKTVAVPSERSTAYLLFRLWAAEAVPGGLGEIVVLPFHEIMPAVRDGRVDAGLVIHEARFTYQNYGLVKLADMGEAWEAATGLPIPLGAIIAKRSLGAARLRELAAAISASVRAAWDDPAASREYVMAHAQEMDPEVADQHIGLYVNEFTAELGEDGYAAVRGLLDRAAAQGLVPAVAPDALAFP, from the coding sequence ATGGCTGAGCCGCTGCGGATCGCGTACTCGCCCTGCCCCAACGACACCTTCGTGTTCCACGCCTGGACGCACGGCCTGCTGCCCGGCGCCGAGGCACCCGAGGTGCTGTTCGCCGACATCGACGTGACCAACGGCCTGGCCGAACGCGGCGAGCTGGATCTGCTCAAGGTCAGCTACGCGGCGCTGCCCTGGCTGCTCGACGAGTACGCGCTGCTGCCCTGCGGCGGCGCGCTGGGGCGCGGCTGCGGGCCGCTGGTGCTGACCAGGCCGGAGACTGCGGGCGACCTGACCGGCAAGACGGTGGCGGTGCCCAGCGAGCGGTCCACCGCCTACCTGCTGTTCCGGCTGTGGGCCGCCGAGGCGGTGCCGGGCGGGCTGGGCGAGATCGTGGTGCTGCCGTTCCACGAGATCATGCCGGCGGTGCGGGACGGCCGGGTGGACGCCGGGCTGGTGATCCACGAGGCGCGGTTCACCTACCAGAACTACGGGCTGGTCAAGCTGGCCGACATGGGCGAGGCCTGGGAGGCGGCGACGGGGCTGCCGATCCCGCTGGGCGCGATCATCGCCAAGCGCTCGCTGGGCGCGGCCCGGCTGCGCGAGCTGGCCGCCGCGATCTCCGCCTCGGTGCGGGCCGCCTGGGACGATCCGGCGGCCTCCCGGGAGTACGTCATGGCGCACGCCCAGGAGATGGACCCCGAGGTGGCGGACCAGCACATCGGGCTCTATGTGAACGAGTTCACCGCCGAGCTGGGCGAGGACGGCTACGCGGCGGTGCGCGGACTGCTCGACCGGGCGGCGGCGCAGGGCCTGGTGCCGGCGGTGGCGCCGGACGCGCTGGCCTTCCCGTAG
- a CDS encoding MFS transporter, whose translation MDTTPRRNLLLRGATAAGIGTRRAVQGTGRRIRKATSAQGAGESGLSSLIELHALNSFGDMLITIALASTIFFSVPTDQARGRVALYLLVTMAPFAVLAPVIGPLLDRVPHGRRAAMATSMLVRAILAWSMAGAVVSGSLALYPAALGCLVASKAYGVVRSVVVPRLKPAGITLVKANSRVTLAGLLATGLAAGVGGLLHLIGPGWPLRGAFVVFLIGVLMAFHLPHQVDSAKGEQRAVLHAEPDPAAPEEQPQPAADRPTGRLRTVGPAVILGLRAVAALRWLTGFLTLFLAFLLRVAPVGGLTPTQSLGLLAVAAGGGNALGSVFGSWLRTRGSEAIITTMLALATAAAVASTLWYGLGTVMLVAAVAGIAASLAKLALDALIQRDVPEAVRTSTFARSETLMQLCWVVGGTVGILLPLHGTLGLAVATGVLAVALVWTVVSLIRLGARRGAPHPRVA comes from the coding sequence GTGGACACCACGCCGCGGCGCAACCTGCTGCTCCGCGGCGCAACCGCGGCCGGGATCGGCACCCGCAGGGCGGTGCAGGGCACCGGGCGCCGGATCCGCAAGGCCACCTCGGCCCAGGGCGCCGGGGAGTCCGGCCTGTCGAGCCTGATCGAGCTGCACGCGCTGAACTCCTTCGGCGACATGCTGATCACCATCGCGCTGGCCTCCACCATCTTCTTCTCGGTGCCCACCGACCAGGCCCGCGGCCGGGTGGCGCTCTACCTGCTGGTCACCATGGCGCCGTTCGCGGTGCTGGCCCCCGTGATCGGCCCGCTGCTCGACCGGGTGCCGCACGGCCGGCGGGCCGCGATGGCGACGTCGATGCTGGTCCGGGCGATCCTGGCGTGGTCCATGGCCGGCGCGGTGGTGAGCGGCAGCCTGGCGCTCTATCCGGCGGCGCTGGGCTGCCTGGTCGCGTCCAAGGCCTACGGCGTGGTGCGCAGCGTGGTGGTGCCGCGGCTGAAGCCGGCCGGAATCACGCTGGTCAAGGCCAACTCCCGGGTGACCCTGGCCGGGCTGCTGGCCACCGGGCTGGCCGCCGGGGTGGGCGGGCTGCTGCATCTGATCGGCCCCGGCTGGCCGCTGCGCGGCGCCTTCGTGGTCTTCCTGATCGGCGTCCTGATGGCCTTCCACCTGCCGCACCAGGTGGACTCGGCCAAGGGCGAGCAGCGCGCGGTGCTGCACGCCGAGCCCGACCCGGCGGCCCCCGAGGAGCAGCCGCAGCCGGCGGCCGACCGGCCCACGGGCCGCCTGCGCACGGTCGGCCCCGCGGTGATCCTCGGGCTGCGCGCAGTGGCCGCGCTCCGCTGGCTGACCGGCTTCCTCACCCTCTTCCTGGCGTTCCTGCTGCGGGTCGCCCCCGTCGGCGGGCTGACGCCGACGCAGTCGCTGGGCCTGCTGGCGGTGGCGGCCGGCGGCGGCAACGCGCTCGGCTCGGTGTTCGGCTCCTGGCTGCGCACCCGCGGCTCGGAGGCGATCATCACCACGATGCTGGCGCTGGCCACCGCCGCCGCGGTGGCCAGCACGCTCTGGTACGGCCTGGGGACGGTGATGCTGGTGGCCGCGGTGGCGGGCATCGCGGCCTCGCTGGCCAAGCTGGCGCTGGACGCGCTGATCCAGCGGGACGTGCCGGAGGCGGTCCGCACCTCGACCTTCGCCCGTTCGGAGACCCTGATGCAGCTGTGCTGGGTGGTCGGCGGCACGGTCGGGATCCTGCTGCCGCTGCACGGCACGCTGGGGCTTGCGGTGGCCACCGGGGTGCTCGCGGTGGCACTGGTGTGGACGGTGGTGAGCCTGATCCGGCTGGGGGCACGCCGCGGCGCACCGCACCCCCGCGTCGCGTGA
- a CDS encoding cold-shock protein yields MPTGQVKWFNETKGFGFLSRDDGEDVFVHSKALPAGVSSLKPGQRVEFGVVAGHRGEQAMGVTLLDALPSVAAAQRRSADDMAPIVQDLITMLDAVLPGLQHGRYPAKATGQKLAQALRAVADQFDI; encoded by the coding sequence ATGCCCACCGGCCAGGTCAAATGGTTCAACGAGACGAAGGGTTTCGGCTTCCTGTCGCGGGACGACGGTGAGGACGTCTTCGTCCACAGCAAGGCGCTGCCCGCCGGAGTGAGCAGCCTCAAGCCGGGGCAGCGGGTGGAGTTCGGCGTGGTCGCGGGGCACCGTGGCGAGCAGGCGATGGGGGTCACCTTGCTCGACGCACTGCCTTCGGTGGCCGCGGCCCAGCGCCGCAGCGCCGACGACATGGCACCGATCGTGCAGGACCTGATCACCATGCTGGACGCCGTCCTGCCGGGCCTGCAGCACGGCCGCTACCCGGCCAAGGCGACCGGCCAGAAGCTGGCCCAGGCGCTGCGCGCGGTCGCCGACCAGTTCGACATCTGA
- a CDS encoding HAD family hydrolase: MSAFTVGFDLDMTLLDTRPGIAATHRVLSAETGVFIDADLVVTRLGPPLAVELAHWFPAEQVEAAVDRYRELYREHAFASTVPLPGALAAVEAVRGAGGRVAVITGKYEPNAKLHLEHAGIEHDALVGDLWAETKGVALRELGAQVYVGDHLGDIVGARSGGALAVGVATGPYGVEQLAEAGADVVLADLTEFPAWLAGYRAAAPAPVD, from the coding sequence ATGTCTGCGTTCACCGTCGGTTTCGACCTCGACATGACCCTGCTGGACACCCGGCCGGGGATCGCCGCCACCCACCGGGTGCTCTCGGCCGAGACCGGCGTCTTCATCGACGCCGATCTGGTGGTCACCCGGCTCGGCCCGCCGCTCGCCGTGGAGCTGGCCCACTGGTTCCCGGCCGAGCAGGTCGAGGCGGCGGTCGACCGCTACCGGGAGCTCTACCGGGAGCACGCCTTCGCGTCCACCGTGCCGCTGCCCGGCGCGCTGGCGGCGGTCGAGGCGGTGCGCGGGGCGGGCGGCCGGGTCGCGGTCATCACCGGCAAGTACGAGCCGAACGCCAAGCTGCACCTGGAGCACGCCGGCATCGAACACGACGCGCTGGTCGGCGACCTGTGGGCGGAGACCAAGGGCGTGGCGCTGCGCGAGCTGGGCGCCCAGGTCTATGTCGGTGATCACCTGGGCGACATCGTCGGCGCCCGCTCCGGCGGCGCGCTGGCGGTCGGGGTGGCCACCGGCCCGTACGGCGTCGAGCAGCTGGCCGAGGCCGGCGCCGACGTGGTGCTGGCCGACCTGACCGAGTTCCCCGCCTGGCTGGCCGGCTACCGCGCGGCCGCGCCCGCGCCGGTGGACTGA
- a CDS encoding futalosine hydrolase, translated as MLVVVAVDAEAEAVLRGAPAGRVTVVTAGVGPAAAAATTAFALAAGPHPLVVSAGIAGGFAPAAPIGATVVADRIVAADLGAQTPDGFQDVAALGFGTVAHTPPPTAVARVAQALGATAGPVLTVSTVTGSAERAAELTRRHPGAVAEAMEGFGVAEAAARHGVPALELRTVSNAVGPRDRAAWRIGEALGALERAFARLPYDSLLT; from the coding sequence CTGCTCGTCGTCGTCGCGGTGGACGCCGAGGCCGAGGCGGTGCTGCGCGGCGCGCCCGCCGGCCGGGTGACGGTGGTGACCGCCGGGGTCGGCCCGGCCGCCGCCGCCGCGACCACCGCCTTCGCGCTGGCCGCCGGGCCGCACCCGCTGGTGGTGTCCGCCGGTATCGCGGGCGGTTTCGCGCCCGCCGCGCCGATCGGCGCCACCGTGGTCGCGGACCGGATCGTCGCGGCCGACCTGGGCGCGCAGACCCCGGACGGCTTCCAGGACGTGGCCGCCCTCGGTTTCGGCACCGTCGCGCACACCCCGCCGCCGACCGCCGTCGCGCGGGTCGCGCAAGCGCTCGGCGCCACCGCCGGGCCGGTGCTCACCGTGTCGACCGTCACCGGCAGCGCCGAGCGGGCCGCCGAGCTGACCCGCCGCCACCCGGGCGCGGTGGCCGAGGCGATGGAGGGCTTCGGGGTGGCCGAGGCCGCCGCCCGGCACGGCGTGCCGGCCCTGGAACTGCGCACCGTCTCCAACGCCGTCGGCCCCCGGGACCGGGCCGCCTGGCGGATCGGCGAGGCGCTGGGCGCCCTGGAACGGGCCTTCGCGCGCCTGCCCTACGACTCCCTGCTCACCTGA
- a CDS encoding ABC transporter substrate-binding protein, with product MHRHLSRRGLLGAALAPLLGGCDRSPGGRAPLPEIPAPQPSTTVTAATGPVAVPGEPLRVVVLDTAELDSAMTLGITPTGACRVAADPDPGGYWDAGRLARTAAVGVVGDPDLDRIRELRPQLILGNQTRDGARYDALRAIAPTVLSATTGYPWRENFLLHARALGRQSAADAVVAANRTQLAQTGRAIGTAGAGGRRISVVRFVEDGRIRLYGRQNFLGTLLADLPLGRPDAQNVDRFDVEVAPDQLAGADGDLLIYATHGARGAAQAAAVLGSHAWQALGAVKAHRVFRVDDRLWFEGIGYTGANLVLGQLQTMLGA from the coding sequence GTGCACCGTCACCTCTCCCGCCGCGGCCTGCTCGGGGCGGCCCTGGCGCCGCTGCTCGGCGGCTGCGACCGGTCGCCCGGCGGCCGGGCCCCGCTACCGGAGATCCCGGCGCCGCAGCCCAGCACCACGGTGACCGCCGCCACCGGCCCGGTCGCGGTTCCCGGCGAGCCGCTGCGGGTGGTGGTGCTGGACACCGCCGAGCTGGACTCCGCGATGACCCTGGGGATCACGCCGACGGGCGCCTGCCGGGTCGCGGCCGACCCCGACCCGGGCGGCTACTGGGACGCGGGCCGGCTGGCGAGGACGGCCGCCGTCGGCGTCGTGGGCGACCCGGACCTGGACCGGATCCGCGAGCTGCGCCCGCAGCTGATCCTGGGCAACCAGACCCGGGACGGCGCCCGCTACGACGCGCTGCGCGCCATCGCCCCCACCGTGCTCAGCGCCACCACCGGCTACCCGTGGCGGGAGAACTTCCTGCTGCACGCCCGGGCGCTGGGCCGCCAGAGCGCGGCGGACGCGGTGGTCGCCGCGAACCGCACCCAGCTCGCCCAGACCGGGCGGGCGATCGGCACCGCCGGCGCGGGCGGGCGGCGGATCAGCGTGGTCCGGTTCGTCGAGGACGGCCGGATCCGGCTCTACGGCCGGCAGAACTTCCTCGGCACCCTGCTCGCCGACCTGCCGCTCGGCCGGCCGGACGCGCAGAACGTCGACCGGTTCGACGTCGAGGTCGCCCCGGACCAGCTCGCCGGGGCCGACGGCGACCTCCTGATCTACGCGACGCACGGCGCCCGCGGTGCCGCCCAGGCCGCCGCGGTGCTCGGCTCCCACGCCTGGCAGGCGCTCGGCGCGGTCAAGGCGCACCGGGTGTTCCGGGTCGACGACCGGCTCTGGTTCGAGGGGATCGGCTACACCGGCGCGAACCTGGTGCTCGGTCAGCTGCAGACGATGCTGGGCGCCTGA